A single window of Pseudarthrobacter defluvii DNA harbors:
- a CDS encoding FBP domain-containing protein — protein sequence MQSVTPQQIRSSFVNASRSEAAKLTLPKNFDSLDWDNLEFLGWRDQKMPLRGYLVVPGPKGLTGMMLRAPEGGARKKRSVLCELCHDVFSKEDVLLWVAKRAGQSGRDGNTVGTLICADFLCCGNVRKEPPVNEINPDPAAVVERQIQGLQDRTAQFLARVQAK from the coding sequence ATGCAATCAGTCACGCCTCAACAGATCCGTTCATCCTTCGTCAACGCCAGCCGCTCGGAAGCCGCGAAGCTCACCCTGCCCAAGAACTTCGACTCCCTCGACTGGGACAACCTGGAGTTCCTGGGATGGCGCGACCAGAAGATGCCGCTCCGCGGCTACCTGGTGGTTCCCGGGCCCAAAGGCCTCACGGGAATGATGCTCCGGGCACCCGAAGGAGGGGCCAGGAAGAAGCGCTCCGTGCTGTGCGAGCTCTGCCACGACGTGTTTTCGAAGGAGGACGTGCTCCTCTGGGTCGCCAAGCGCGCCGGCCAGTCCGGACGCGACGGCAACACCGTGGGCACTCTGATCTGCGCCGACTTCCTCTGCTGCGGCAACGTCCGCAAGGAACCCCCGGTCAACGAGATCAACCCCGACCCGGCTGCCGTGGTGGAGCGCCAGATCCAGGGTCTGCAGGACCGCACGGCCCAGTTCCTGGCCAGGGTGCAGGCCAAATAA
- a CDS encoding iron-siderophore ABC transporter substrate-binding protein — MTSPLFPGPLSTRRTLFSSAGKAAAALAAATLTLSACSTGPASPVSDATSSSSSPAFPVTIQHVYGETTIDKQPTRVATVSWVNDDVAIALGVVPVGVPKNEWGGNDKGSTPWKDAALEELGAGFGSAKAPVQYSEADGINFTEIAKLSPDVILAAYSGLTEEDYKKLSGIAPVVAHPEVAYGTSWQDATTIIGKALGKDAEAAKLVSDTEAAVKEKVARYPQIQGKSFIYGNLEPAKGDGVNVYTANDNRPRFLSEIGMNLAPVVANNSKGSKEFYIPWSAEKANELDSDIFVTWVPDASTADAIKADPLLGQIPAIKNGALVADSDNTLTLSISASSPLSLPWSLDTFLPQLASAADAVK, encoded by the coding sequence GTGACATCCCCCCTCTTTCCCGGCCCCCTTTCCACCCGCCGGACCCTCTTTTCTTCCGCCGGCAAGGCCGCAGCAGCGCTGGCGGCGGCAACGCTTACGCTTTCCGCGTGCAGCACGGGGCCCGCCTCACCGGTTTCGGATGCAACCAGTTCCAGCAGCAGCCCTGCCTTCCCCGTGACCATCCAACACGTGTACGGCGAGACCACCATCGACAAGCAGCCCACCCGCGTTGCCACCGTCTCCTGGGTGAATGACGACGTCGCCATCGCCCTCGGAGTAGTACCTGTGGGCGTTCCCAAGAACGAGTGGGGCGGCAACGACAAGGGATCCACCCCGTGGAAGGACGCGGCCCTCGAGGAACTGGGCGCAGGTTTCGGTTCGGCCAAGGCACCGGTGCAGTATTCGGAGGCGGACGGCATCAACTTCACTGAAATCGCCAAGCTCAGCCCGGACGTAATCCTCGCCGCCTATTCCGGCCTCACGGAAGAGGACTACAAAAAGCTCAGCGGGATCGCGCCCGTGGTGGCCCACCCGGAGGTGGCCTACGGAACCTCCTGGCAGGACGCAACCACCATTATCGGAAAGGCCCTTGGCAAGGACGCCGAAGCGGCCAAACTGGTTTCCGACACCGAGGCCGCCGTCAAGGAGAAGGTTGCCCGGTACCCGCAGATCCAGGGCAAGAGCTTCATTTACGGCAACCTGGAACCCGCCAAGGGCGACGGCGTGAACGTCTACACCGCCAACGACAACCGGCCCCGCTTCCTCAGCGAAATCGGGATGAACCTTGCGCCTGTAGTGGCAAACAACTCGAAGGGCTCCAAGGAGTTCTACATCCCGTGGTCAGCAGAGAAGGCCAACGAACTGGACTCTGACATCTTTGTCACCTGGGTTCCCGACGCCTCCACAGCTGACGCCATCAAGGCTGATCCCCTGCTTGGCCAGATCCCGGCGATCAAGAACGGCGCCCTGGTGGCCGACTCGGACAACACCCTGACCCTTTCCATCTCGGCCTCGTCACCGTTGAGCCTGCCGTGGTCCCTGGACACGTTCCTGCCCCAGCTGGCGAGCGCCGCGGATGCAGTGAAGTAG
- a CDS encoding FecCD family ABC transporter permease — protein sequence MSTTTAHPAAGTGTAVPPSAAAGHLRGDASGRKRAAWLAAAVVVLVLMAGTSLAVGARDVPLGTVWQALTAFDPANGDHAVVQARIPRTVLGLLAGAALGLAGAAMQGVARNPLADPGIIGVNAGAALAVVTGIYLFGVTTFTGYIWFAFTGAAAAAVVVYLIASLGRDGATPVKLALAGAALSAGLSSLMNVILVSSQDTLDRFRFWQVGGIAGRDWSVLRPGLPFLAAGALIVLLAGRTLNSLALGDDVARGLGQRVGLSRAVVALGVVLLCGTATALAGPIGFVGLVIPHAVRFLTGPDYRWILPFSLVAAPALLLGADVIGRVVLLPGEVPAGIMTALLGAPVFVWLVRRGKGAGL from the coding sequence ATGAGTACGACGACGGCACACCCGGCCGCGGGTACAGGCACCGCGGTGCCGCCCAGCGCAGCCGCTGGTCACCTCCGCGGTGATGCGTCAGGAAGGAAACGGGCCGCCTGGCTGGCTGCCGCCGTCGTCGTGCTGGTGCTCATGGCCGGCACATCGCTGGCCGTGGGCGCCCGTGACGTTCCCCTCGGCACTGTGTGGCAGGCGCTCACAGCGTTCGATCCCGCAAACGGGGACCACGCCGTGGTGCAGGCCCGCATCCCGCGGACCGTCCTCGGCCTGCTGGCCGGAGCCGCCCTGGGCCTGGCAGGTGCTGCCATGCAGGGGGTGGCGCGCAACCCACTGGCCGATCCCGGCATCATCGGAGTCAACGCCGGAGCTGCCCTGGCGGTGGTCACCGGAATCTACCTGTTCGGCGTCACCACCTTCACCGGCTACATCTGGTTCGCGTTCACGGGGGCCGCCGCGGCCGCCGTCGTGGTGTACCTCATCGCCTCGCTGGGCCGGGACGGTGCAACGCCGGTGAAGCTCGCGCTCGCGGGAGCCGCACTCAGCGCAGGGCTGTCCTCGCTCATGAACGTCATCCTGGTCTCCAGCCAGGACACGCTGGACCGGTTCCGCTTCTGGCAGGTGGGCGGCATCGCGGGCCGCGACTGGTCGGTACTCCGGCCGGGTTTGCCGTTCCTGGCGGCCGGTGCACTCATCGTGCTGCTGGCTGGACGGACCCTCAACAGCCTTGCCTTGGGGGACGACGTTGCCCGCGGGCTGGGCCAACGGGTAGGCCTGTCCCGCGCGGTGGTGGCCCTGGGGGTGGTCCTGCTGTGCGGCACGGCCACCGCGCTGGCGGGGCCCATCGGCTTCGTCGGCCTGGTAATCCCGCACGCGGTCCGCTTCCTCACCGGCCCGGACTACCGCTGGATCCTGCCGTTCTCCCTGGTCGCTGCCCCGGCACTGCTGTTGGGCGCGGACGTGATCGGCCGGGTGGTGCTGCTGCCTGGGGAGGTCCCGGCCGGCATCATGACCGCACTGCTCGGCGCGCCGGTGTTCGTCTGGCTGGTCCGCCGCGGGAAAGGGGCAGGGCTGTGA
- a CDS encoding FecCD family ABC transporter permease: MLAATVVLMFFASVLLGSYTVTIPDFFTIVINHLTGGPKIPGASFIVMENKLPRAVIGTLIGIAFGLAGALFQTMLRNPLASPDVIGISSGASVAAVVAIVIFGASGAAVSGAALAGALAVAALIHAISRSGRGGGRGNTAGNRLVLAGVGIAAALQAVVSFLMTRADIRTAADALVWLNGSLNSANWDRAGILGMALALLLPAVALVAGPLRILELGDDAAAGLGVPVNRARLVLVVIAVSLAAVATAAAGPVSFVAFLAGPIARRFTGKASLPASAFVGALIVLAADYCAAKLAPLLLDGTVLPVGVITGALGAPFLLWLLVTANRKDA, translated from the coding sequence ATGCTGGCTGCCACCGTGGTGCTGATGTTCTTCGCATCCGTCCTGCTGGGCAGCTACACGGTGACGATCCCGGATTTCTTCACCATCGTCATCAACCACCTGACCGGCGGGCCCAAGATCCCCGGCGCCAGCTTCATCGTGATGGAGAACAAGCTTCCCCGGGCCGTCATCGGCACCCTGATCGGGATCGCATTCGGCCTGGCCGGCGCCCTGTTCCAGACCATGCTCCGCAACCCCCTCGCCAGCCCCGACGTCATTGGCATCAGCTCGGGGGCCAGCGTGGCGGCGGTTGTTGCGATTGTCATCTTTGGCGCATCCGGTGCCGCTGTGTCCGGCGCGGCACTGGCAGGTGCCCTGGCCGTGGCAGCCCTGATCCACGCGATCTCCCGCAGCGGCCGCGGAGGCGGCAGGGGAAACACCGCCGGAAACCGCCTGGTCCTGGCCGGGGTGGGGATAGCGGCCGCACTGCAGGCCGTGGTCAGCTTCCTGATGACCCGCGCCGACATCCGCACCGCCGCGGACGCACTGGTGTGGCTCAACGGATCCCTGAACTCCGCCAACTGGGACCGTGCCGGCATCCTTGGCATGGCGCTCGCGCTGCTGCTCCCCGCCGTCGCGCTCGTCGCCGGGCCGTTGCGCATCCTGGAACTGGGGGATGACGCTGCCGCCGGACTGGGCGTGCCAGTAAACAGAGCCCGGCTGGTCCTGGTGGTCATTGCCGTGTCGTTGGCAGCAGTGGCGACGGCGGCTGCCGGCCCGGTCTCGTTCGTCGCCTTCCTTGCCGGTCCGATCGCCCGCCGCTTCACCGGCAAAGCCAGCCTGCCGGCGTCGGCCTTTGTGGGTGCCCTGATTGTCCTGGCCGCCGACTACTGCGCTGCCAAACTTGCGCCCCTGCTGCTGGACGGCACCGTCCTGCCGGTGGGCGTCATTACCGGCGCGCTCGGCGCACCGTTCCTGCTGTGGCTCCTGGTCACGGCCAACCGAAAGGATGCCTGA
- a CDS encoding ABC transporter ATP-binding protein gives MAVLEAQDLTLKYDQRCVLDGLSVRIPEGKVTMIVGANACGKSTLLRGLSRLLKPAAGAVTLDGKDIHSRPARELARTLGLLPQHPSAPDGITVRDLVGRGRYPHQGFFRSWSEGDSSLHDLAVQRALEATGTLELAGRDVDELSGGQRQRVWIAMALAQETEILLLDEPTTYLDLAHQVEVLDLVTDLNRSRGTTVAIVLHDLNLAARYADNVIAMKDGAVAAMGSPIEVVTEELVRDVFRLESRVIPDPVSGTPLIIPIGRHRATANELELVS, from the coding sequence GTGGCAGTTCTCGAAGCCCAGGACCTGACCCTCAAATACGACCAACGCTGCGTGCTGGATGGGCTGAGCGTCCGGATTCCGGAAGGAAAGGTGACCATGATCGTGGGCGCCAACGCCTGCGGTAAATCCACGCTGCTGCGCGGCCTGTCCCGGCTCCTGAAACCCGCAGCCGGCGCCGTGACCCTGGACGGCAAGGACATCCATTCCCGCCCGGCACGCGAACTGGCCCGCACCCTGGGCCTGCTTCCCCAGCACCCCAGCGCCCCGGACGGGATCACCGTCCGCGACCTGGTGGGTCGGGGACGCTACCCGCACCAGGGCTTCTTCCGGAGCTGGAGTGAAGGGGACTCGTCCCTACACGATCTCGCGGTGCAGCGGGCGCTGGAAGCCACCGGAACGCTGGAGCTCGCCGGGCGGGACGTGGACGAACTGTCCGGCGGCCAACGGCAGCGGGTCTGGATTGCCATGGCACTCGCCCAGGAAACGGAAATCCTGCTGCTGGACGAACCCACCACCTACCTTGACTTGGCGCACCAGGTGGAAGTCCTGGACCTGGTGACGGACCTGAACCGCAGCCGGGGCACCACCGTGGCCATCGTCCTGCACGACCTCAACCTGGCCGCCCGCTACGCAGACAATGTCATCGCCATGAAGGACGGAGCCGTGGCGGCCATGGGGTCCCCTATTGAGGTGGTTACGGAAGAGCTGGTCCGTGATGTTTTCAGGCTTGAGTCCCGTGTCATTCCCGACCCCGTCTCCGGCACCCCGCTGATTATTCCCATCGGCCGCCACCGTGCCACCGCCAACGAATTGGAGCTCGTTTCATGA
- a CDS encoding siderophore-interacting protein: MKIRESAATQPMSLAFEVAVSAVQQLSPTFRRITFGGYCLRDFGVLGHTLDLRIKLLIPSKAPDGVELPLPTFEMSQAGWYRDWLAMDPEVRGSMRTYTVREARLDAVYPEIDVDFVMHSDEHGGAGPAADWASKAKPGDPLTIIGPNNRAAHCVTAETYSGIEWRAGMAQRVLLAGDETAVPAISAILETLPSYMSGHAFLEVPQAGDFLELSSPADIEITWLARGAALGRSRPHGQLLQEAVRNAVPLPGWVGIRADDGGAGLEPEDVNVDEDILWETPARLDTAEINATRNPHLPAGALPFYAWIAGEAGVIKELRRYLVRDVGIDRKQVAFMGYWRQGKAEG, encoded by the coding sequence ATGAAGATCCGGGAAAGCGCCGCCACCCAGCCAATGAGCCTTGCCTTCGAGGTGGCCGTATCCGCTGTCCAGCAGCTGAGCCCCACGTTCCGCAGGATCACCTTCGGCGGCTACTGCCTGCGAGACTTCGGCGTCCTCGGCCACACCCTGGACCTGCGGATCAAACTCCTGATCCCGTCAAAAGCCCCGGATGGCGTGGAACTTCCGCTCCCCACCTTTGAGATGAGCCAGGCCGGTTGGTACCGGGACTGGCTGGCCATGGACCCGGAAGTGCGCGGCTCCATGCGCACCTATACGGTCCGGGAGGCGCGGCTGGATGCGGTGTACCCGGAGATCGACGTCGACTTCGTGATGCATAGCGACGAGCACGGAGGCGCCGGGCCAGCCGCGGACTGGGCATCCAAGGCCAAACCCGGTGACCCGCTCACCATCATCGGCCCGAACAACCGGGCTGCGCACTGCGTCACCGCCGAAACCTATTCCGGCATCGAGTGGCGCGCCGGCATGGCCCAGCGCGTCCTGCTCGCCGGCGACGAAACCGCCGTCCCCGCCATCTCCGCGATCCTGGAAACCCTCCCGTCTTACATGAGTGGCCATGCCTTCCTGGAAGTTCCGCAGGCCGGCGACTTCCTGGAACTCAGCTCTCCGGCGGACATCGAAATCACCTGGCTGGCCCGCGGTGCCGCACTCGGCCGGTCCAGGCCGCACGGCCAGCTGCTTCAGGAGGCTGTCCGCAACGCTGTCCCCCTGCCGGGTTGGGTGGGCATCAGAGCGGACGACGGCGGGGCGGGGCTTGAGCCCGAAGACGTCAACGTAGATGAGGACATTCTCTGGGAGACGCCAGCACGTCTGGACACCGCGGAGATCAACGCCACCAGGAACCCGCACCTGCCCGCCGGCGCACTGCCCTTCTACGCCTGGATCGCCGGCGAAGCAGGGGTGATCAAGGAGCTGCGGCGGTATCTTGTGCGGGATGTGGGGATTGACCGGAAGCAGGTGGCGTTCATGGGTTACTGGCGGCAGGGCAAAGCCGAAGGCTGA
- a CDS encoding SGNH/GDSL hydrolase family protein: protein MPSDPLLPDSGRRVFVALGDSFTEGVGDRDERLPNGVRGWADRVAEKLAKAQPGWKYANLAIRSKRLRHIIDEQLEPALRMRPTLVTLYAGGNDLLDLKTDMPALLADYERLVAELAGTGATLVLFTGFDVKVSALLEPLKKRNTFYNERVREIAEKYGSVLVDYWCLDAFHDRRMWDSDRLHMSKAGHKYLAGQVLDQLGVQHKIKPKDWDPAPRLGLREWERRQRRWVHDWVLPLFGRKLRGVTLGDTLTPRWPQPVKVPQKGGLKKLAGEMSGGKYDGGPRLKR from the coding sequence GTGCCCTCTGATCCCTTGCTTCCTGACTCCGGGCGGCGGGTGTTTGTTGCCCTCGGTGACTCCTTCACTGAAGGGGTGGGGGACCGGGATGAGCGGCTGCCCAACGGGGTGCGAGGGTGGGCTGACCGGGTGGCGGAAAAGCTGGCCAAGGCGCAGCCCGGATGGAAGTACGCCAACCTGGCCATCAGGAGCAAGCGGCTGCGGCACATCATCGACGAGCAGCTGGAACCCGCCCTGCGGATGCGGCCAACACTGGTCACGCTCTACGCGGGAGGCAACGACCTCCTGGACCTGAAAACGGACATGCCCGCCTTGCTGGCGGACTATGAGCGGCTCGTCGCGGAACTGGCGGGCACCGGGGCCACCCTTGTCCTCTTCACGGGGTTCGACGTCAAGGTTTCGGCGCTGCTGGAGCCACTGAAGAAGCGCAACACCTTCTACAACGAGCGGGTGCGGGAGATCGCGGAGAAGTACGGGTCCGTGCTGGTGGATTACTGGTGCCTCGACGCCTTCCACGACCGCAGGATGTGGGACTCGGACCGGCTCCATATGTCAAAGGCGGGCCACAAATACCTTGCCGGGCAGGTGCTGGACCAGCTGGGCGTGCAGCACAAGATCAAACCCAAGGACTGGGATCCGGCACCCAGGCTGGGCCTGCGGGAGTGGGAGCGGCGGCAACGGCGCTGGGTCCACGACTGGGTCCTCCCGCTCTTCGGCCGCAAGCTCCGGGGTGTCACGCTGGGGGATACGCTCACTCCGCGCTGGCCTCAGCCGGTGAAGGTGCCGCAGAAGGGCGGCCTGAAGAAGCTGGCCGGAGAAATGTCCGGAGGAAAGTACGACGGCGGACCGCGCCTTAAACGGTAG
- a CDS encoding YciI family protein — translation MYVVSLTYRVPQEIVDFHNDAHIAWLQKAFDDGIFIAAGRKIPRTGGLLLSQAEKETLDASLAQDPFYTNGVADFEVLEFHAGRVAPGFENLLDTPPAPTV, via the coding sequence ATGTATGTTGTCTCCCTCACCTACCGTGTGCCCCAGGAGATCGTCGACTTCCACAACGACGCCCACATAGCCTGGCTTCAGAAGGCGTTCGACGACGGCATCTTCATCGCTGCCGGCCGCAAGATTCCGCGCACCGGCGGGCTGCTGCTGTCGCAGGCCGAGAAGGAAACCCTCGACGCCAGCCTCGCGCAGGACCCGTTCTATACCAACGGCGTTGCGGACTTCGAGGTGCTGGAGTTCCATGCCGGCCGGGTGGCGCCGGGGTTTGAAAACCTGCTGGACACCCCGCCCGCGCCTACCGTTTAA